A genomic region of Glycine max cultivar Williams 82 chromosome 15, Glycine_max_v4.0, whole genome shotgun sequence contains the following coding sequences:
- the LOC102662881 gene encoding putative disease resistance RPP13-like protein 1, translating into MPVGEAFLSAFLQVLFDRLASKNVIEVILAGDKSKILKKFQKTLLLLKAVLNDAEDNHLKNEAVRMWLVELKDVAFDAEDVLDRFATEVLKRRLESMSQSQVQTTFAHVWNLFPTSLSSSMESNMKAITERLATLANERHELGLSEVAAGCSYKINETSSMVNESYIHGRDNDKKKIIQFLMENRPSHGDEVLVIPIVGMPGIGKTTLAQVVFNDDEVNTHFELKAWVSVPYDFDVKVVTRKILESVTCVTCDFNNLHQLQVKLRAVLSGKKFLIVLDDVWNKNYNEWIKLVAPFRGAARGSSVIVTTRSAEVANMMGTVESHHVNQLSDKDCWSVFVQHAFRSKTIDANQAFAEIGNVSKVDRCI; encoded by the coding sequence ATGCCTGTAGGAGAAGCATTTTTGTCAGCTTTCCTTCAAGTTTTGTTTGACAGGCTGGCCTCAAAGAATGTTATAGAGGTTATTCTTGCAGGAGACAAAAGCAAAATCCTAAAGAAATTTCAGAAGACTTTGCTGCTCCTCAAAGCAGTACTTAATGATGCAGAAGACAACCATTTAAAGAATGAGGCTGTGAGAATGTGGCTAGTTGAGCTTAAAGATGTTGCTTTTGATGCAGAAGATGTTCTAGATAGGTTTGCTACTGAAGTATTGAAGAGGAGGTTGGAATCGATGTCTCAATCTCAGGTTCAAACCACCTTTGCTCATGTATGGAATCTTTTCCCAACTTCTCTCAGCTCAAGTATGGAATCTAACATGAAGGCGATCACTGAGAGACTGGCGACTCTTGCAAATGAAAGGCATGAGCTTGGTTTAAGTGAGGTTGCTGCTGGATGTTCATACAAAATCAATGAAACAAGTTCCATGGTGAACGAGTCCTATATTCATGGCAGAGataatgacaaaaagaagattATCCAGTTCCTGATGGAGAATAGGCCAAGTCATGGTGATGAAGTCTTGGTCATTCCCATTGTGGGAATGCCAGGGATTGGGAAAACTACATTGGCTCAGGTTGTGTTCAATGATGACGAGGTGAATACGCACTTTGAACTCAAGGCATGGGTATCTGTACCTTATGATTTTGATGTCAAGGTTGTAACTAGAAAAATTCTAGAGTCAGTCACTTGCGTAACCTGTGATTTCAATAACTTACATCAGCTTCAAGTTAAACTCAGAGCAGTCTTGAGTGGCAAGAAGTTTCTGATTGTTCTGGATGACGTTTGGAACAAGAATTACAATGAATGGATTAAGCTGGTAGCTCCATTCAGAGGAGCTGCACGGGGAAGCTCAGTTATTGTAACAACAAGGAGTGCAGAAGTTGCCAACATGATGGGAACTGTTGAATCTCACCATGTCAACCAATTGTCTGATAAGGACTGTTGGTCAGTGTTTGTGCAGCATGCTTTTAGGAGTAAAACTATTGATGCAAATCAAGCTTTTGCAGAAATTGGTAATGTTAGCAAAGTTGATAGATGCATTTAA